In the genome of Neodiprion pinetum isolate iyNeoPine1 chromosome 2, iyNeoPine1.2, whole genome shotgun sequence, one region contains:
- the LOC124213053 gene encoding NADH dehydrogenase [ubiquinone] 1 alpha subcomplex subunit 1: MWYEILPSYAIMTVAMAIPGYAMYFMNKAVLGNPYKREMRYRWDRHLYMRDGRLTDGRPYEAPGLEAIPD; the protein is encoded by the exons TTTACCATCATATGCCATCATGACCGTTGCCATGGCGATTCCTGGATACGCAATGTACTTCATGAACAAAGCCGTTCTCGGAAAC CCGTACAAAAGAGAAATGCGCTATCGATGGGACCGCCACTTGTACATGAGGGACGGTCGGCTGACGGATGGTCGGCCTTACGAAGCACCT GGACTTGAAGCTATTCCTGATTAA